A window of Gammaproteobacteria bacterium contains these coding sequences:
- a CDS encoding GTP-binding protein yields MSKGKFERTKPHVNVGTIGHVDHGKTTLTAAITTVMAKKYGGEARA; encoded by the coding sequence ATGTCCAAGGGCAAATTTGAGCGCACCAAGCCGCACGTGAATGTGGGGACCATTGGCCACGTGGATCATGGCAAGACCACGCTGACGGCGGCGATCACGACCGTGATGGCCAAGAAATACGGCGGTGAGGCGCGCGC
- a CDS encoding Sua5/YciO/YrdC/YwlC family protein: MVDFRLRRAAWVVRRGGVIAYPTEGVYGLGCNPLNAEAVYRLLALKKRPVGKGLILVAADIDQLSPFVIFPSPGIKERVRATWPGPVTWVLPVQGGVPAWLHGGRGSLAVRVSAHPPVVMLCRKTGPLVSTSANVAGRRPCRDAMAIHRQFGRALEDILPGELGGLSGPTPIYDGLTGKILRSS; this comes from the coding sequence TGCGGCGGGCCGCCTGGGTGGTGCGCCGTGGTGGAGTGATTGCGTACCCGACGGAGGGGGTTTACGGACTGGGCTGCAATCCGCTGAATGCCGAAGCCGTGTATCGGTTGCTTGCCCTGAAAAAGCGCCCTGTCGGCAAGGGGTTGATTCTGGTGGCCGCGGACATCGATCAATTATCCCCGTTTGTCATCTTTCCCTCTCCCGGCATCAAGGAGCGGGTGCGGGCCACGTGGCCAGGGCCGGTGACTTGGGTCTTGCCGGTCCAGGGGGGTGTGCCGGCCTGGCTGCATGGCGGCCGCGGCAGTCTGGCGGTGCGGGTGTCCGCCCATCCGCCCGTGGTCATGTTATGTCGGAAGACAGGCCCATTGGTATCCACCAGCGCCAACGTCGCCGGCCGCCGGCCCTGTCGGGATGCAATGGCGATCCATCGCCAGTTTGGCCGCGCCTTGGAGGATATCCTACCGGGAGAATTGGGCGGGTTGTCTGGACCTACGCCCATATATGATGGTTTGACCGGCAAAATATTACGATCTTCATAG